Within the Nicotiana tabacum cultivar K326 chromosome 11, ASM71507v2, whole genome shotgun sequence genome, the region GCCGCGACAAAGCAGCAGCGGCGACGACCTAGCAGCGGCGTCCAAAGCATCAACTCGGAGACGGCTTCCATGGCGACGCTCactgaagaagacgaagaagaacagCAGCAGCTGAGGCTTGTTTTGGCCTCAAACTACTCGACATAAGCAGCTGGCCTCAAGCTCATCCATGGCGGAATGAGCTGGACGACGAAGGCAGCGACGGGCTTGGCCGTGACGAGCAGCGGCGATGGGAGCTTCGAACAACAGCTGACTCGTCGAGGGCTgtgttcgtttggttgtttggttgagacaCAGAAGCAGCATGGTCAGCCATGagcgtcgagctcaagcttgagctcgacgagcttcgtcaatggcggatagggctagGAATtttggacgaagaagaagaagatgaagacgatgtAGCCATGGGTGGTCAGAGAGCAGCTTTGTTGCTGCGTCAACTGTTGGACGGTGGTCGACGGGCGGACATGGGAGGGTAACTTggaacttgaggaagaagaagaagataggagggtggcGGATGATTTtgcaatttttagggttttcttcattttgttttttttgttttgttttgtaaaatgtaagacaaaggggtttgggtcttttgggatatggactgggtcgacccagttcgaaatggactgggtcgtagggaagattgggccgttttttgggcctgtggcttgaaattgaagaagaggcccaattccgactttctttatattttcgctcttgtttcttcttttatttctctaaaactaaattataaaaatacttaaactattattaagaattaaattaagttataaaagcgcaaattaactcccaataacaattaacgcacaattaagtaataattaagcataaaattgtatatttggacattaaatgctaaaaatgcaaacgatgcctattttttgtaattttttaatttttgtaaaacaaatttaattactaacaattgtagaattaaatcctacatgcaaaatgcaacatattttttgtattttttattaatttagcaaataagcaaacacagaaaaataattatccaaaaatatcacaaaaatactcaaaattgcacaccaaggaaaaatcatttgattttgaattttttgggagtaattctcatatagggcaaaaatcacgtgcttacatatggttccttgccttatatactcagtactttattcgtactgacgtccttttgtttgtggacgctgcatgtcgtgctgcaggccctaatagacaggcaggtgcagctcccccaccacagtaggttgtccagttcaacagtgattggcgagatcccttctccggacttgccgtggtcttggtatgcatttttgttataaacattatgggtatgtcggggccctgttccggctatgttgcagcacttatgttcattagaGGATCAtggacaagtgtcgactcatgtatactttggtatgccttgtcggctggtttttgttgtatagtctttcatggtagcgtggtagctcgtaccttgtatgtagtttcttgattgtctggtcatcccctgctatatatgttcatgccatcatattttattgctggttgtccatgattcaggtctaccatttatattgatctcgtcaaccctaaaagataataaaaaaagattagataaaatgtacattggtgctcgacaagtatggtcgggtgctagtcatgaccctccagtttgggtcgtgacataaaactTGCATACGCCATAAGACAAACTAGCAAACATAAAGGGACTTAGAAATATTTACCCACACCGGtgtttatttccaaaaaatttaATCATAAAAGTCACAAATGTGTTTTGCATTTATTTGCACATCAAATGCAAATAAGTTTTTTCCATAAGAACCCTATAggcgagccgtggaaacagccttaGGGCTGCGTACAATAAATCCTTGCGGTCTGATTCTTCCCCGGACTCCACGTATaacaggagcttagtgcaccaggctGCCTTTTTATAAGAACCCTAAAGGATGTCATTATATTCCCTAAGAACAATATAGGTAAATTGTTTTTAATATCTGTCACTTTCAATATCTACAGCTGAGATGGCTCAGATATACATAATTAAACTAATGGTCAATATGCCACCAAAGAGATACCAGAATACTAATCTAATATAACACAAAAATATCATACTCATAAATTATGGCCAATATATAGTAATAAACTGTTTGGGCCATGAATATGGGCCCGGACTCTCTCCAACAGCCGGCACGATTGACCCACAACCATTTTGCCGGCCCAAAAATCTACATTTCTTTGATCCTTCTCCTACCCATCAAAACAGAATGAAATATTTTCCATTCTCCCCTCCATTATAACTCACCAAACAATACTTCCACCATCTTATCACCTTCattattttctcttcttcttttgtaAAACCATGTTAACATCTCTGGTCCACGAGGACACTGACTTGTCGCCATCTCCAACCATTAGCTCCGCCACGTTAGAGGTGGAAGAAGTCCGTCTTAGCGTGAACTCGGAGGTGGAAACAACCATATACAATGCTCATACTTCCATTTCATACTCCATAAAGCCCCATGCAACGTCTAACGATCCATGTTGGAACGCCATGCGTCGTGTCCAGACAGAAGTCGCGAGTTTGAGCCTTGATGATTTTAGCTTCATTCAAAAAGTTGGGAGTGGTGACATTGGTTCTGTTTATCTTGTTGAATTAAAGGGAAATAAAGGGTGTTTATTTGCAGCTAAAGTGATGGATAAGGAAGAATTGGTTACTAGGAGTAAAGAAGGTAGAGCTAAGACAGAAAGAGAAATATTGGAAATGTTGGACCACCCTTTTTTGCCTACCCTTTATACAACGTTGGACACTGATAAATGGTCTCTTTTGTTGACTGAATTTTGTCCTGGTGGTGATCTTCATGTTCTCCGGCAACGGCAGCCGGAAAAAAGATTTGATGAAGCCGCCGTCCGGTTAGTACTTCGTTCTCCTCTACCATTACGTCTTTTTTGTTTAACCATCTGTTATCCGATACAGACCCTTGTGGTCTCTAGATCCCGCGCAtagtgggagcttagtgcaccggactgccccATCTGTTATCCGAAACCTACTATACCGATTAATTTAGATACGTGTCACATAGGCATGTTAAAATGGAGAAGCGCTACCAAGGGTTGTTGAGTGTGTAAGAGCGCACATCTTCATCCATAATTACCAGAGATTTTGGGTTAGAGCTTGGCTATTAAGTCGCTTTTATTAGTTAGCGCTTTATTCTTAGTATGTGATTTTCCTGCGCGAATATAGATTTAGTTGGATCCTAAAGAAGGTACTATACAATACAACGGATGgtaaaccaaacaaaaaaaatggAGAAACGCTATTTTATCGGTTAATTAATTCTTTATTTCTAGGACTCGAACTCCTAAAATTCTGATTAAGTCTGGAGGAATTCTATCCATTCCGGCCACCGTACTCATTGATTTTTCCTCTACAATTAATTATTTCAACTATATTTTATCAACTTATGTCCTGAATGATTGACGTAGTAGTCAATGTGAATGTTTGTCCAGTTTGCCTATGGACCACTTTGGTAGAATTCTAAGATAATATGGAAATAGATTTTAATATAACATGATATTtaatgtgtcctattattatgtGCTTTCTAGTATTAGCTGAAATTTATTCTTGACTAATTAATGTAACATGTGAGTTTGTCTATTTGATGTAACAGGTTCTACACATCAGAAGTGGTGGTTGCTTTAGAGTATTTACACATGATGGGGATAATTTATCGTGATTTAAAGCCTGAAAATGTGTTAGTAAGATCAGATGGTCATATTATGTTAACTGATTTTGATCTCTCATTAAAATGTGACGATTCAACAGTAATGCCTCAGCTTGTTCAAGAAAGAAGTCCAAAATTAGATCATAATTCAAATGATCAATCCTCCAATAATTCACCTCCATATAATTCTTCGTCGTGCATTCTGCCAAATTGTATCGTGCCACATGTCTCGTGCTTGTACTCTAAACACaggcaaagaagaagaagaacgattCGACGGCGGTTCAGGATGGTAGCAGAGCCAATCGAGGCACGATCAATGTCATTTGTTGGGACCCACGAGTACTTGGCCCCAGAAATTGTATCAGGGGAAGGCCATGGCAATGCAGTGGATTGGTGGACACTAGGGATTTTCATATATGAATTGCTATATGGTGTGACGCCTTTTAGAGGACTTGACAATGAATTCACCCTTTCAAACATTGTGGCTCGACCCTTTGAGTTCCCTAAGGAACCAATGGTTCCAACCACGGCTAAGGACTTGATCACCCAACTTTTGGTTAAGGACCCTACCATGAGAATGGGGTCCACAATGGGGGCCACAACAATCAAACAACATCCTTTCTTTGATGGTGTGAATTGGGCACTCTTGAGATGTACTACCCCACCTCATATTCCCCAATATTTCAAAACTAGAGACTTTGTCTCATCTTATGATAATTGTGATGATTATGTTGATTATTATTAATGATAAGAGTTGCATTAAGTGTTTTTACATGATCGAATAGCCGGTCAGATTCATTGTTTCATTGATAATACatcgattatatatatatatatatccgtcGCTTATTTTTAATTTAACTATTGTGTGAGAGgatatttaggttaattcttctttcATTAACTTGAAGGCACTAGCATTGTATAGTTATTTTATATATGTAACTATTCATTGCAAGTCTGATATAACAATctagaaaataaagtaaataatttaATGTAATTTGTTAAAATGCATTGATAATGTAAAAGAATCTTTACACTGTTAGTGCAATAGTTTAATTTTTTCACTTGATATTCATGAATAgaactgtttgaccaaaaagtatactACTCTTTGTTAAACTAATTTAATGATAACTGAGATGAAAGGTAAATCCTAGTCAAGCATAATAATTCCTAGATCTAGTTTAGAGTTTGGGTGACACCATTTACCAAATGCTTATAACCGTATATTCAGTTATTAAATGCACATTTTAAGGAGTAAATGAAGAAtgaataatgagcaataaatatgAGAAATGACAATAAATGTAAACAGTAAGAACAATTCACTCAAATATCAAATGATGTGGAAGATTCTCCCTTCTGACAACGAAATGTGGCAATCACCAAGAATATGAGTAATGTTTTCTTGGATCATGTGAGTGGAAAAGAAGAATAATCGATGAAATCAATCACTATGGAAAGGTATACTTTGTGTTTTCTCTCAATGGTTAACTTCTTACAATAGTTTTCTCAAATTCAATCTCACGTGCCCCTTTTTCTTCTCCCTCCccttctatttatatgggatattctctaaaaaccctaaaaagtacaacaAAGGGAATATCCAGGAGAATATTCATGTCACTAGTTCCAAGACCACACTAGCTGTTATTCCTATTCTTCGCTATTCGACCTCGACCTTTACGGCTCGCTTAGCGACCGCTCGTTGTTGGGCTTTGGTCGACCTTGTCCTATCTGCCAAACTCGGAATACAATCTTTTCACCATATGATCTTTCCACGCTCAACTTCCTCAGcaagattttgacctatacagttagtccctctgctTGTCGGGGTCGCCTTCTGGTCGGCCCCGATGAGTGACTTTTTTAGTCGGCGATTTGTGAAGAAATTTTTGGCGTGGAGATCGAGTGGAGGTGTTCGTTGCCGAAGCAATGACGTGTACTTTTGAGATTCGTGGGTCATGGGGTTGGTATAAGATGACGTCACAATACATGCGTCATCATTGCACATCTTCCTGATGCGTTGCCTCGTTCCTCGAGTCCCTGTCGTTTCGATTCTAGGGCCACTGGCGGTTACTCGCATCGATTCGAGCACCCCTGAGGTCTATAAATAAAGAGGGGGAAATTTCTCAAAGAAACTTTTGCACTCTTCTAGTTTCTTTAACCCTGCATTTGCTTCCTTTTCTCCTTCTTGTGTTCGTGCTTCCTGTAACTGCTGCCATTGCCACCCTTTTTTTTTCTGTCTCTTCACATACATATCATCGAAAAATGGCTACCGCAACCCCCAACACTGAGATAGTTTCCGATCCTACTCCATTATCGGTGGCCATGCCTTTTGGTGGCGGAGAATCAGCGGTGGTAGAGGATGAAATCTTTCCCACTATGGAGAAGATTATTCCTCGTAACCCTGCTTCCAGGTCTGAATTCTCTAAGGAACCCACCCTTGAACCAGAGTCTGTGAAGTCAGAGATGGAAGCAAAGCACCTTGCCTCCCTTAGGGCCAAGTACGACATTCTAGCCCACGTTGACTTGGTTCCGGCCGGAGACGACGTGATTCAAGTTCACAGTCCTAGGTATTGTGCTTTTTATGCCTACCCATTCCATATAGGATATTCTCTTCCTCTTCTCCGTTGGCGGAGGAGTTTTTCTGTTACTACCGTGTTTGCCCGGCACAATTCTCTCCCTACCTTTACAAGATTTTTCTCATGTTGGCAAAGTTTCGGAGCTCGCCTGCTACGAAGTCTCTATCCGCCATCTTCTGTATTTTTTTGGGCCGAGCTTCCATAGAGGTATGATGATTCACCTCTGCCATCGTAGAACCAAAGGGTTGGTGGCCGGGATGGATGATAGGACAAACCGCAGTTCTGGGCCCATTATTTCTTTGTTAATACCGAGCACGTGGTGGCGAACCCCAATGACTTTCCTAAGCAATGTAATTTTGCTCGTGAGTATCGTTATTTGGAGTATGTTCTTCTCTTCTCTTCGTGATTCGTGACTAGTaacatcatttttattttgtagcTGAGAGGCGTCCCCCATCTTTGGTCGCCGATATCAGTAATTGGGTGGCCTGCATTTTGCCTCACACCATAGGTATCCGTGACTGGACGTCCTTTAACAAGAGATTCGGGATCAAGCCCTAGACCGATAAGTCGGGTTTCGCCCTTATAACTATTTCACTTTTGCCGTGGTGCATGTCTTTTTGTCGTTTTACAGTTTTCCTTTAATGCTAGGTCAGAGAACTTCTAAGAAGGTGAAAGCTCCCGTCCCCGGGTTTCGTCAGGTGGTTGCTTCGGTAGGGATGCATTTCGTGTTGGCCGAGTCTATGCGGAATAATTTTTCCCAGACTCCAGTATTAAGGGAGCTTGGTCGTCAGACAGCCACCCCGTCAATAGAGATCCCAGCTTGCCTAGTGGTTTATTTAGTGGATGAATCTTCCACTAGAGAGGAGGAAACAACGCCATTGAAAAGACGACAAGTGGAGGCCGTGGTCATACTCGAATGGGTCATGACCGTGGATATAGAGGCAACATGCACTTCCACCAAGGGGACTGCTCCCCCGCCGGAGATCGCCGCGGAAGCTAGGCCgttggagatgacggaggcaGCTGCGGAAATGTAAACACCAAGGGCAGCTGAGGTTGGCTCATCATCTGTCAGTAGTAGAGGAAAAACGGCTGTCGTGGAGGATGACGTGTCTGGTTCTGATATCGACCCCAAGGAGGTGCGGACTTTCGAGGGGAGATTCACTCGAGTGGAGGTGAAGACCGAGGGGTCCACTCGAAATATTGTCATCCCCGTGGATTTTAACTTGTTAGTCAACTCGAAGAGCGTGGTTCCAGCTTTGGCCCCTTTATACGCAGAGCCCGAGAACAGGACCTTGCAGACGCTGAAGGATGAGGACCTGTCATTAGGCATTTCTGGGATGGCCCTGCGAGTAAGTccttttttatcattttgatttctTCCTTTCAAGTTATTTGTCTTTGCTGACCTTTCTACGTCTGTTTATCAGACCCTCATCTTAGAGATTGAGAGTGCCCGTCGGGAGGACAAGAGGACGAGAATCTATAAGAAGATAGAGTCAAAGTACAGAGAGTACCGTACCAAACACAAAGCCCTGGTTCGTATGCTTGGTGAGGACGCTCTGTTTCCAACCCTCCGTGGCGATCTGAGGCAGAAGAATGAGGAGTTAAAGGCAAAGGATGACGAGTTGAAGGAGAAGGATGACGAGCTCATGAGGATTATTGACAGGTGCAGTGAGCTTGAGGAGACGTTAAGGGCCAAGAATGATGAGCTCGATGTGAGAAATGGGTTCGTGGCGGAGTGCCTCGATCTC harbors:
- the LOC107813830 gene encoding protein kinase G11A-like, producing the protein MLTSLVHEDTDLSPSPTISSATLEVEEVRLSVNSEVETTIYNAHTSISYSIKPHATSNDPCWNAMRRVQTEVASLSLDDFSFIQKVGSGDIGSVYLVELKGNKGCLFAAKVMDKEELVTRSKEGRAKTEREILEMLDHPFLPTLYTTLDTDKWSLLLTEFCPGGDLHVLRQRQPEKRFDEAAVRFYTSEVVVALEYLHMMGIIYRDLKPENVLVRSDGHIMLTDFDLSLKCDDSTVMPQLVQERSPKLDHNSNDQSSNNSPPYNSSSCILPNCIVPHVSCLYSKHRQRRRRTIRRRFRMVAEPIEARSMSFVGTHEYLAPEIVSGEGHGNAVDWWTLGIFIYELLYGVTPFRGLDNEFTLSNIVARPFEFPKEPMVPTTAKDLITQLLVKDPTMRMGSTMGATTIKQHPFFDGVNWALLRCTTPPHIPQYFKTRDFVSSYDNCDDYVDYY